A single Vanacampus margaritifer isolate UIUO_Vmar chromosome 7, RoL_Vmar_1.0, whole genome shotgun sequence DNA region contains:
- the LOC144055297 gene encoding tubulin beta chain-like — MREIVHLQAGQCGNQIGAKFWEVISDEHGIDPTGSYQGQDSLQLDRINVYYNEASGGKYVPRAILVDLEPGTMDSVRSGPFGRIFRPDNFVFGQSGAGNNWAKGHYTEGAELVDSVLDVVRKEAEGCDCLQGFQLTHSLGGGTGSGMGTLLISKIREEYPDRIMNTFSVVPSPKVSDTVVEPYNATLSVHQLVENTDETFCIDNEALYDICFRTLKLTTPTYGDLNHLVSATMSGVTTCLRFPGQLNADLRKLAVNMVPFPRLHFFMPGFVPLTSRGSTQYRALTVPELTQQMFDAKNMMAACDPRHGRYLTVAAIFRGRMSMKEVDEQMLNVQNKNSSYFVEWIPNNVKTAVCDIAPRGLKMAATFIGNSTSIQELFKRISEQFTAMFRRKAFLHWYTGEGMDEMEFTEAESNMNDLVSEYQQYQDATAEDAEFEEEEEEEEA; from the exons ATGCGAGAGATTGTTCACCTGCAGGCCGGGCAATGTGGGAATCAGATTGGAGCAAAG TTTTGGGAGGTGATCAGTGACGAGCATGGCATCGACCCAACTGGGTCCTACCAAGGACAGGATTCCCTACAACTGGATAGAATTAATGTCTACTACAACGAGGCTTCAG GAGGAAAGTATGTCCCAAGGGCGATCTTGGTGGATTTGGAGCCAGGCACCATGGACTCTGTCCGGTCAGGCCCATTTGGCAGGATATTTAGACCTGACAACTTTGTCTTTG GCCAGAGTGGAGCAGGAAACAACTGGGCCAAGGGTCACTACACAGAAGGAGCCGAGCTGGTGGACTCAGTTCTGGATGTGGTGAGGAAGGAGGCTGAGGGTTGCGACTGTCTACAGGGGTTCCAGCTTACACATTCGCTGGGTGGTGGAACCGGCTCTGGGATGGGAACTCTGCTCATCAGCAAGATCCGTGAGGAATACCCGGACAGGATCATGAACACCTTTAGTGTGGTGCCCTCTCCCAAG GTGTCCGACACAGTAGTGGAGCCGTACAACGCCACCCTGTCCGTCCACCAACTTGTTGAGAACACAGACGAGACCTTTTGCATTGATAACGAAGCCTTGTATGACATCTGCTTCCGTACACTCAAGCTGACCACACCCACTTACGGGGATCTCAACCACCTGGTTTCTGCCACTATGAGTGGTGTGACAACCTGCTTGCGGTTCCCCGGGCAGCTTAACGCGGACCTCCGCAAACTAGCCGTCAACATGGTCCCCTTCCCTCGCTTGCATTTCTTCATGCCGGGCTTTGTCCCGCTCACAAGCAGGGGGAGCACACAGTACAGAGCCCTCACCGTGCCTGAACTCACTCAGCAGATGTTTGATGCCAAAAATATGATGGCCGCCTGTGACCCCCGCCACGGGCGCTACCTCACCGTGGCTGCCATATTTCGCGGCCGCATGTCCATGAAAGAAGTGGATGAGCAGATGCTGAACGTGCAAAACAAGAACAGCAGCTACTTCGTCGAGTGGATCCCCAACAACGTCAAAACGGCCGTATGCGACATCGCGCCACGTGGcctcaagatggccgccaccttCATCGGTAACAGCACTTCCATCCAGGAGCTGTTCAAACGCATCTCCGAGCAGTTCACTGCTATGTTCCGtcgcaaggctttcctccattGGTACACGGGCGAGGGCATGGATGAGATGGAGTTCACTGAGGCGGAGAGCAACATGAATGATTTGGTGTCGGAGTACCAGCAGTACCAGGACGCCACTGCTGAGGATGCAGAGtttgaagaggaggaggaggaggaagaggcctAA